Proteins co-encoded in one Prunus persica cultivar Lovell chromosome G6, Prunus_persica_NCBIv2, whole genome shotgun sequence genomic window:
- the LOC18774181 gene encoding aspartic proteinase nepenthesin-1, whose product MNSILLVTLLVFLGTQGRDHQYHALTLKVKHQPFPFTFHNQDSASSSVTQGFSGLFYTDDLYIGTPPQKVNIAIDTGSSPTWVQSAHCTECFNVSFPNFNPDNSITFHPMPSHHPLCVPIWFAPAGNFCQYSVGYIGHQFTKGDVGFDTFTFTHHDVTNDQTGHRHHKSQIQNVAFGCGVVNRIPDLPAHPRPANPVSGILGLGRDHPSSFLLQLRDITLLKFSYCLPRRVGDEASLFFGEEAELKVPAGQIQTTPIVGPSDEFYYLNMTSISLNGSILPIDPKLFTSEGDYGVVIDSGSQYSVFVDAVYQVVRKAMVSYFMDEWLLQALPPNKTRSKIDLCYDITDIAAAAGGRGGLFSVAPRMVFQFDGASLELNQETTFQIFDEFNEFCLMIESANKFESPNIFGAFQQFNHRFVYDVGASKLSFFPEKC is encoded by the coding sequence ATGAACAGCATCCTACTTGTCACCTTGTTGGTGTTCCTCGGAACACAAGGCCGTGATCATCAATATCATGCCTTGACTCTGAAAGTAAAACACCAGCCCTTCCCGTTCACATTCCACAACCAAgattctgcttcttcttctgtgaCACAGGGATTCTCTGGCCTCTTCTACACAGACGACCTCTACATAGGCACTCCtccccaaaaagtcaacattgCCATTGACACCGGCAGCAGTCCGACATGGGTGCAGTCTGCCCATTGTACCGAGTGTTTCAACGTCTCATTCCCCAACTTCAACCCCGACAATTCCATAACTTTCCACCCAATGCCCTCCCACCACCCGCTCTGTGTCCCTATCTGGTTTGCTCCCGCGGGCAACTTCTGCCAGTACAGTGTGGGTTACATCGGACACCAGTTCACCAAGGGCGACGTCGGCTTCGACACCTTCACCTTCACTCATCATGATGTCACAAACGACCAAACTGGGCACCGCCACCACAAAAGCCAAATCCAGAATGTGGCATTTGGGTGCGGCGTCGTCAACCGCATCCCTGATTTGCCAGCACATCCTCGGCCTGCCAACCCCGTATCTGGAATTTTGGGGCTGGGGAGGGATCATCCCTCCAGCTTCCTGCTCCAACTGAGGGATATAACGTTGCTGAAATTCTCATACTGCCTGCCTAGACGCGTCGGAGACGAGGCGTCTCTGTTTTTCGGCGAAGAGGCAGAGCTCAAAGTTCCTGCGGGTCAAATCCAAACAACGCCAATTGTGGGGCCATCAGatgagttttattatttaaacatGACGAGTATAAGCTTGAATGGATCCATTCTTCCAATCGATCCGAAGCTGTTTACATCCGAGGGCGACTATGGAGTTGTTATAGATTCGGGGTCTCAGTACTCTGTGTTCGTGGACGCAGTTTATCAAGTCGTGCGGAAGGCAATGGTCTCCTACTTTATGGATGAGTGGCTGTTGCAAGCTCTGCCTCCCAACAAAACTAGGTCCAAAATAGACCTTTGCTATGACATCACAGAcatagcagcagcagcaggaggAAGAGGCGGGCTGTTTTCGGTTGCGCCGCGGATGGTGTTTCAGTTCGATGGCGCCAGCCTTGAGCTAAACCAGGAGACGACCTTCCAAATTTTTGATGAATTCAATGAATTCTGCCTGATGATAGAATCAGCGAACAAATTTGAATCCCCAAACATCTTCGGAGCATTCCAGCAGTTCAACCACAGATTTGTATATGATGTTGGGGCATCCAAGTTGTCATTTTTTCCAGAAAAATGCTGA
- the LOC109949758 gene encoding uncharacterized protein LOC109949758, translating into MSSLKKCFPLTSLLILFVTAASATEHQVHPPWELLDPNDPNVINAAKFAVLEYNKNVTSSSNKLLFQKVNWCEYAYLAGAFYGLDIAAKNESLPSPPQNYIVGVWARLNRPLKLRGFRKATGDE; encoded by the coding sequence ATGTCTTCTCTCAAAAAATGCTTCCCTCTTACCTCACTGCTTATTCTTTTTGTCACCGCTGCAAGTGCAACAGAGCATCAAGTGCATCCTCCCTGGGAGCTTTTGGACCCCAACGATCCAAATGTGATAAATGCCGCCAAGTTTGCGGTCTTGGAATACAACAAGAACGTcaccagcagcagcaacaagcTACTTTTCCAAAAAGTGAATTGGTGTGAATACGCTTATCTAGCCGGCGCATTTTATGGGCTCGATATTGCCGCAAAAAATGAGTCGTTACCTTCTCCGCCACAGAATTATATTGTTGGGGTTTGGGCCAGACTTAACAGGCCCTTGAAATTGAGAGGTTTTCGTAAAGCTACAGGAGACGAATAA
- the LOC18771930 gene encoding sodium/hydrogen exchanger 2, translating to MAAHLSYLMSKLQTLSTSDHSSVVSMNLFVALLLACIVIGHLLEENRWVNESITALLIGVCTGIVILLISRGKSSHLLVFSEDLFFIYLLPPIIFNAGFQVKKKQFFVNFITIVMFGAIGTLISFCIISLGATQIFKKLDIGSLDIGDYLAIGAIFAATDSVCTLQVLNQDETPLLYSLVFGEGVVNDATSVVLFNAIQSFDLTHIDSRIALHFMGNFLYLFFTSTMLGVFAGLLSAYIIKKLYFGRHSTDREVALMMLMAYLSYILAELFYLSGILTVFFCGIVMSHYTWHNVTESSRVTTKHAFATLSFVAEIFIFLYVGMDALDIEKWRFVSDSPGTSVAVSSILLGLLMLGRAAFVFPLSFLSNLAKKNPNEKISLRQQVIIWWAGLMRGAVSIALAYNQFTRSGHTQLRPNAILITSTITVVLVSTVVFGLMTKPLIRFLVPHSKQTTSMVLSEPTTPKSIIVPLLGQDSEGDLGSQEVRRPASIRDLLTTPTHTVHRYWRKFDNAFMRPVFGGRGFVPFVPGSPTERNNTQWQ from the exons ATGGCTGCCCATTTGAGCTATTTGATGTCAAAGTTACAAACTCTATCCACTTCAGATCACTCCTCTGTGGTTTCCATGAACCTATTTGTGGCGCTCCTTTTAGCTTGTATTGTGATCGGACATCTTCTCGAGGAGAATCGATGGGTGAATGAGTCAATCACTGCCCTTTTGATT GGAGTTTGTACTGGGATTGTTATTCTTCTGATCAGTAGAGGAAAAAGCTCGCATCTTTTGGTTTTCAGTGAAGatcttttctttatatatctTCTGCCACCTATTATTTTTAATGCTGG GTTTCAGGTGAAAAAGAAGCAGTTCTTTGTAAACTTCATCACTATTGTAATGTTTGGTGCTATTGGAACATTAATATCCTTCTGCATCATATCATTAG GTGCTACACAAATATTTAAGAAACTGGACATTGGTTCGCTGGATATAGGGGATTATCTTG CAATTGGTGCAATATTTGCTGCAACGGATTCTGTATGCACGTTGCAG GTGCTCAATCAGGATGAGACACCTTTACTCTACAGTCTTGTATTTGGGGAGGGTGTTGTTAACGATGCTACATCTGTGGTGCTTTTCAATGCTATCCAGAGCTTTGATCTCACTCACATTGATTCCAGAATTGCTTTGCATTTTATGGGCAACttcttatatttgtttttcacaaGCACCATGCTAGGAGTGTTT GCAGGGCTGCTCAGTGCTTACATTATCAAAAAGCTTTATTTTGGCAG GCACTCTACAGATCGTGAAGTTGCTCTTATGATGCTCATGGCATACCTGTCATATATACTGGCTGAA TTATTCTATTTGAGTGGCATTCTCACTGTATTCTTTTGTGGGATTGTGATGTCCCATTACACTTGGCATAACGTGACTGAGAGTTCAAGAGTCACAACCAA GCATGCGTTTGCAACCTTGTCATTTGTTGCTGAGATTTTTATCTTCCTTTATGTTGGTATGGATGCCTTGGACATTGAAAAGTGGAGATTTGTAAGTGACAG TCCTGGAACATCAGTGGCAGTGAGTTCAATACTGCTAGGTCTTCTTATGCTCGGAAGAGCAGCTTTTGTTTTCCCCCTATCATTTTTGTCGAACTTAGCtaagaaaaatccaaatgaGAAAATTAGCCTCCGGCAGCAA gtgataatatggtgggctGGTCTCATGAGAGGTGCTGTGTCTATAGCACTTGCTTATAATCAG TTTACAAGGTCAGGCCACACACAATTGCGACCGAATGCAATCTTGATCACTAGCACGATAACTGTTGTTCTCGTCAGCACAGTG GTGTTTGGTTTGATGACAAAGCCTCTTATAAGGTTCTTGGTGCCtcattcaaaacaaacaaccaGCATGGTGTTGTCagaaccaaccactccaaaaTCAATCATTGTTCCACTTCTTGGGCAGGATTCTGAAGGTGATCTGGGTAGCCAAGAGGTTCGGCGGCCGGCCAGCATACGTGATCTTCTGACAACTCCTACACACACTGTCCATCGCTATTGGCGTAAGTTTGATAATGCCTTCATGCGTCCAGTGTTTGGCGGCCGGGGTTTTGTTCCCTTTGTCCCCGGCTCTCCAACCGAACGGAACAACACTCAGTGGCAATGA